Proteins encoded by one window of Flagellimonas lutaonensis:
- a CDS encoding lysylphosphatidylglycerol synthase transmembrane domain-containing protein codes for MTEKLRKRLLTALKILISAALIYFIFTKIDLAEVVAVIKRSDLFYLFLALVLFIVSKVLNALRLNLYFHVIGAPLTQKSNFKLYLLGMFYNLFLPGGIGGDAYKGYLIQKTFQPGTKRVVSVLLLDRLSGMLLIFIYACALALFLEADAFKGFHWVFALAIPLSMGVFWGLNKKIFPYVLKVFWGSIGYSALLQAAQLIAVLFILTALSIDGNTLAYLFIFLISSIVSVLPLTIGGIGSREVTFLYGAKWLGLVASASIAISMVFFLITALVSLLGIFYHFKKPKLETSGSQ; via the coding sequence GTGACGGAAAAGCTGCGTAAAAGACTTTTGACCGCCCTCAAAATCTTGATCAGTGCAGCACTGATCTATTTCATCTTTACCAAGATTGACCTTGCAGAAGTGGTGGCCGTTATCAAAAGGTCTGATCTGTTTTACCTGTTTTTGGCGTTGGTTCTCTTCATCGTATCAAAAGTGCTGAACGCTTTGCGTCTCAATCTTTATTTTCATGTAATCGGTGCCCCATTGACCCAAAAGAGCAACTTTAAACTCTATCTGCTGGGTATGTTCTACAACCTCTTTTTGCCAGGAGGCATCGGGGGCGATGCCTATAAGGGCTACCTCATACAAAAAACCTTTCAGCCTGGTACCAAAAGAGTTGTGTCGGTGCTGCTGCTTGACCGTTTGAGCGGCATGCTATTGATCTTTATTTATGCATGCGCCCTCGCCCTGTTTTTAGAGGCCGACGCGTTCAAAGGGTTTCATTGGGTATTTGCTTTGGCCATTCCGTTGAGCATGGGTGTTTTTTGGGGTTTGAACAAAAAAATATTTCCCTACGTGCTAAAAGTCTTTTGGGGGTCAATTGGCTATTCTGCACTATTGCAGGCAGCACAATTGATAGCGGTTCTATTCATCTTAACAGCACTGTCAATTGACGGGAACACCTTGGCCTACCTGTTTATCTTTTTGATTTCCTCCATTGTTTCCGTTTTGCCGTTGACCATCGGTGGTATCGGCAGCCGTGAGGTTACCTTTCTCTATGGCGCCAAATGGCTGGGGTTGGTGGCCAGTGCCTCCATTGCCATAAGCATGGTCTTTTTCTTGATAACGGCCTTGGTATCGCTACTGGGTATTTTCTATCATTTCAAGAAACCAAAATTGGAAACATCAGGTTCCCAATGA
- a CDS encoding glycosyltransferase family 2 protein: MKPITNSFLSIVVPLYNEQDNVVLLTKKIHESLPGYNYQIVYVDDFSTDNTRKVVKDMDDKRVHLIELKKNYGQSLALAAGMDYATGDYIITMDGDLQNDPSDIPQMLAHAVAGEYDLITGIRQKRKDSLVKKIPSKIANFLVRRVTKLDIKDNGCALKVFTKDIAKGLNLYGEMHRFITLLAYLEGAQIKQVNVKHHARHAGKSKYGLERVFKVVADMMLLLFIRKYFQRPIHLFGIFGVLLIILGIFINIYLLIVKLGFGEDIGSRPLLIFGMMFILGGIQLFTIGIVMELLIRTYYESQQKRPYRIKKISIGDGKAA, encoded by the coding sequence ATGAAACCAATCACCAATTCTTTTTTGTCAATAGTAGTGCCCCTTTACAATGAACAGGACAATGTGGTGCTACTTACCAAAAAAATACACGAAAGCCTGCCCGGTTATAACTATCAGATTGTTTACGTAGATGACTTTTCGACCGACAATACCCGAAAGGTGGTCAAGGATATGGATGACAAAAGGGTTCATTTGATCGAGTTGAAGAAGAATTATGGGCAAAGCTTGGCCCTGGCGGCAGGAATGGATTATGCCACGGGCGACTATATCATTACCATGGACGGTGATTTGCAGAACGACCCTTCTGATATACCACAAATGCTGGCCCATGCAGTAGCGGGCGAATACGATCTGATTACCGGCATACGGCAAAAAAGAAAGGATTCGCTTGTTAAGAAAATACCGTCAAAGATTGCCAATTTCTTGGTGAGGCGCGTCACCAAACTGGATATCAAAGACAACGGGTGCGCCCTGAAAGTATTTACCAAAGACATCGCCAAGGGCCTTAATCTCTATGGTGAGATGCACCGCTTTATTACCCTACTTGCCTATTTGGAAGGGGCCCAGATAAAACAAGTGAATGTCAAACACCATGCACGCCACGCGGGAAAATCGAAATACGGACTTGAAAGGGTTTTCAAAGTGGTTGCCGATATGATGCTCTTGCTGTTCATTAGAAAATATTTTCAGCGGCCCATACACCTTTTCGGGATTTTCGGGGTGTTGCTCATCATACTCGGAATCTTCATAAACATCTATTTATTGATCGTAAAACTTGGTTTTGGCGAGGATATCGGTAGCCGGCCCCTGCTAATCTTTGGTATGATGTTCATCTTGGGGGGCATACAATTGTTCACCATAGGCATTGTGATGGAACTGCTGATCAGAACCTACTACGAATCGCAGCAAAAACGACCTTACAGAATCAAAAAAATCAGCATTGGTGACGGAAAAGCTGCGTAA
- the msrA gene encoding peptide-methionine (S)-S-oxide reductase MsrA produces the protein MTRSTLMAMALLISFSCQPKKTEKQSEMVVEAKTEKTSLTAEQLQQYETAYFASGCFWCVEAIFESVKGVKEVFSGYSGGTETNPTYEDVAYGRTSHAEAVQVYYDPKTITFQQLVQVFFGSHDPTSLNRQGPDRGPQYRSIAFYKNTEEKKIIEDYIAQLEQEKVYDRPIVTEVTKFDKFWKAEKYHQDYERKNPNNPYIRAVSIPRLNRFKKNFQSFLKEGTH, from the coding sequence ATGACACGAAGCACACTCATGGCAATGGCCCTACTGATCTCGTTCAGTTGCCAACCCAAAAAGACGGAGAAGCAGTCTGAAATGGTTGTGGAGGCAAAAACAGAAAAAACGTCGCTAACGGCAGAACAATTGCAACAATACGAGACGGCCTACTTTGCCAGTGGCTGCTTTTGGTGCGTAGAGGCCATTTTTGAAAGTGTCAAGGGCGTAAAAGAGGTGTTCTCAGGCTATTCGGGTGGCACCGAGACCAACCCCACCTACGAAGATGTGGCCTATGGCCGAACCAGTCATGCCGAGGCGGTTCAGGTCTATTACGACCCAAAGACCATTACTTTTCAACAGTTGGTGCAGGTATTCTTTGGTTCGCACGATCCTACTTCGTTAAACAGACAAGGCCCCGATAGGGGTCCGCAGTACCGTTCCATCGCTTTTTATAAGAATACGGAGGAAAAGAAAATCATTGAAGATTATATTGCCCAATTGGAACAAGAAAAGGTCTATGACCGGCCGATTGTCACCGAAGTGACAAAATTCGACAAGTTTTGGAAGGCCGAGAAATACCATCAAGATTATGAGCGAAAAAATCCAAACAACCCTTACATTCGGGCCGTATCGATTCCACGATTGAACCGTTTCAAGAAAAATTTTCAGTCTTTTTTAAAGGAAGGGACGCATTAG
- the meaB gene encoding methylmalonyl Co-A mutase-associated GTPase MeaB, translating to MFKKVPQIASKENISKIKRLREQALSVDHLVDGIFKGDKTALARAITLVESSAQEHLQKAEAIIEKCLSKKSHSVRIGITGVPGVGKSTFIEVFGKMLTEKGKKVAVLAVDPSSSLSKGSILGDKTRMQTLARDPNAFIRPSPAGDSLGGVAQKTREAMILCEAAGHDIILVETVGVGQSETAVHGMVDFFLLLKLAGSGDELQGIKRGIIEMADAIVINKADGPNEEQANWAKTEFTRALHLYPPKKNEWTPKVLTCSATENKGIIEIWQLIKDFVALTKQNGSFVDNRVRQRKNWFLQGVDEHLKRQFYSGQSSKSLLKKYLSMVEKGKMAPSHAIRKLFAEYRQ from the coding sequence TTGTTTAAAAAAGTACCACAAATAGCATCCAAAGAGAACATATCAAAAATCAAGCGGCTTAGAGAGCAGGCCCTTTCAGTCGACCACTTGGTCGATGGTATTTTCAAGGGCGACAAAACTGCTTTGGCACGGGCCATTACACTGGTCGAAAGCTCGGCCCAAGAACACCTTCAAAAAGCTGAGGCCATTATCGAAAAATGTCTCTCAAAAAAGAGTCATAGTGTACGCATCGGCATAACGGGCGTACCCGGTGTCGGCAAGAGTACCTTTATCGAGGTGTTTGGCAAAATGCTCACAGAAAAGGGTAAAAAGGTAGCGGTTTTGGCGGTGGATCCCTCCAGTTCGTTGAGCAAGGGCAGCATCTTGGGTGACAAGACCCGCATGCAGACCCTTGCCAGAGATCCCAATGCATTTATACGCCCCTCCCCTGCGGGTGACTCGCTTGGTGGTGTGGCACAAAAGACGAGGGAGGCCATGATCCTCTGCGAGGCGGCAGGACACGACATCATTTTGGTAGAAACGGTCGGTGTGGGCCAAAGTGAAACGGCCGTACATGGTATGGTCGATTTTTTCCTTTTGTTGAAACTTGCCGGCAGTGGCGATGAATTACAGGGCATAAAACGGGGCATCATTGAAATGGCAGATGCCATTGTGATCAACAAGGCCGATGGCCCAAATGAAGAACAGGCAAACTGGGCAAAGACAGAGTTTACAAGGGCCCTGCACCTATATCCCCCAAAGAAAAACGAATGGACCCCAAAGGTGCTGACCTGTTCAGCTACTGAAAACAAGGGCATTATAGAAATATGGCAATTGATAAAAGACTTTGTTGCATTGACAAAGCAAAATGGTTCGTTCGTAGACAACAGGGTGCGCCAGAGAAAAAACTGGTTTTTGCAGGGGGTCGATGAACATCTTAAGAGGCAATTCTATTCTGGCCAATCATCAAAAAGCCTTCTCAAGAAATACCTTTCAATGGTCGAAAAGGGCAAAATGGCCCCATCACACGCCATTCGAAAGTTGTTTGCTGAGTATAGGCAGTAA
- a CDS encoding phosphatase PAP2 family protein: protein MLEKLVQLDRQTFLFLNGLGTETWDGFWMFMTDTISAVPLYAVLLFLTYRFFGLKRTLLILVAVALLITCTDQLSNFFKYGVQRLRPCHDPDISGVMRLVKSYCGGKYAYFSAHAANSFAVASFFAFLFQGKIRFLRFFLIIWASLVAYSRIYIGVHFPLDVLTGMFVGVFFGWVFSKLAIFAFYKFGV from the coding sequence ATGCTTGAAAAACTGGTACAGCTCGATCGGCAAACCTTTCTTTTTTTAAATGGCCTGGGCACCGAAACCTGGGACGGCTTCTGGATGTTCATGACCGATACCATCAGTGCCGTACCCCTATATGCAGTACTACTGTTTTTGACCTATCGTTTTTTCGGACTCAAAAGAACGCTACTTATTTTAGTGGCCGTGGCCCTTTTGATTACCTGCACCGACCAATTATCGAATTTCTTTAAATATGGGGTACAACGTTTAAGGCCCTGCCATGACCCCGACATCAGTGGTGTCATGCGTTTGGTGAAAAGTTATTGTGGTGGCAAGTACGCCTATTTTTCTGCCCATGCGGCCAATTCGTTTGCCGTGGCATCATTCTTTGCCTTTCTGTTTCAAGGCAAAATAAGGTTTTTAAGGTTTTTTTTGATTATCTGGGCCAGTTTGGTTGCCTATAGTCGCATCTATATCGGGGTGCATTTTCCTTTGGATGTGCTGACAGGAATGTTTGTGGGCGTCTTCTTTGGCTGGGTGTTCAGCAAGTTGGCTATATTTGCCTTTTACAAATTTGGGGTATGA
- a CDS encoding OmpH family outer membrane protein — MNSNRIILSNFLGVVFLAASGLTAQKQSKTYKETFNVGDEAVLEINTTHTDIEFETWDKNQVEITAVVEFEGASDEEAKKYFDRPPIEIKGNSREIEVSTLGKNSWAYSFRGENFNFVVPDVEPLFLDLEIPELPEMPELAVMPKMPPMPPMPPMPFKDFDYKAYQKDGDKYLKKWKKEFDKNFDEEYRERFEEWSEEMKERSKEMKQRLEERKEEREKAMEEIRAAREEQRQALQEQREALREQRQDIREQIREEQRNVIISRQKGEAPDVFFFPSDGESKKYKIKKTIKIKMPKSVKLKMNVRHGEVKLAATTKNINASLQYASLLAATIDGEQTNIRASYTPVVVEKWRLGDLKTDYADLVSLKEVDDLVLIANSSSIIIDKVNDRAYVTNHLGDLAINAISNGFSDVNVTVKNGEFSCNLPKTAVSLHLDGTKSTISYPSGLKMSRINNANLVTHEGYLLKPDSGKTITVNSKYSEVVLKD; from the coding sequence ATGAACAGCAATCGAATCATATTATCTAACTTTTTGGGGGTTGTCTTCTTGGCAGCATCCGGGCTCACTGCCCAAAAACAATCGAAGACCTACAAAGAGACCTTCAATGTAGGCGATGAAGCCGTGCTTGAAATTAATACCACGCACACCGACATCGAATTTGAAACATGGGACAAAAACCAGGTCGAAATCACTGCCGTGGTCGAATTTGAGGGTGCGTCTGACGAGGAGGCAAAAAAGTATTTTGACCGCCCGCCTATCGAGATCAAGGGCAACAGCCGTGAAATTGAGGTGAGTACCCTAGGTAAAAACTCATGGGCGTATTCATTCAGGGGAGAGAATTTTAATTTTGTCGTTCCTGATGTGGAGCCCCTCTTTTTGGATCTTGAAATACCCGAATTGCCCGAAATGCCCGAATTGGCGGTGATGCCCAAAATGCCCCCCATGCCACCAATGCCCCCCATGCCATTCAAGGATTTTGATTATAAGGCCTATCAAAAAGATGGCGACAAATACCTGAAAAAATGGAAAAAGGAATTCGACAAGAATTTTGACGAAGAGTATCGGGAGCGTTTTGAGGAATGGAGCGAAGAGATGAAAGAGCGTTCCAAAGAGATGAAACAACGCCTTGAAGAACGCAAAGAAGAGCGCGAAAAGGCCATGGAGGAAATAAGGGCCGCCCGCGAGGAACAGCGTCAGGCTTTGCAAGAGCAGCGTGAAGCCCTCAGGGAGCAGCGACAAGACATTCGTGAACAAATTCGTGAAGAGCAGCGAAATGTCATTATTTCAAGGCAAAAAGGCGAGGCGCCCGATGTGTTTTTCTTTCCATCCGATGGGGAGAGCAAAAAATACAAGATCAAAAAAACAATTAAGATAAAAATGCCGAAATCGGTCAAACTGAAAATGAACGTACGGCACGGTGAGGTGAAATTGGCAGCGACCACCAAGAACATCAACGCAAGCTTGCAATATGCAAGCTTGCTTGCCGCTACCATCGACGGGGAGCAAACCAACATAAGGGCTTCTTATACCCCTGTGGTAGTAGAAAAATGGCGGCTGGGCGACCTAAAGACCGATTACGCAGACCTCGTTAGTTTGAAAGAGGTTGACGACCTAGTGCTTATCGCGAACTCTTCGAGTATCATCATCGACAAAGTGAACGACAGGGCCTATGTCACCAATCATTTGGGTGATTTGGCCATCAACGCCATTTCAAACGGTTTCTCTGATGTAAACGTGACGGTCAAAAATGGTGAGTTTAGCTGCAACCTGCCCAAAACAGCGGTCTCATTGCATTTAGACGGTACAAAGTCAACCATCAGTTACCCTTCAGGGTTGAAGATGAGCCGTATTAATAATGCCAATCTGGTGACCCATGAGGGTTATTTGCTGAAACCGGATTCGGGCAAGACCATTACCGTAAACTCGAAATACAGTGAGGTGGTTTTGAAGGACTAG
- a CDS encoding RNA polymerase sigma factor, with the protein MLQVELVERCKANDRKAQMDLYRKYAEGMFCVAMRFLGNEHDAEDILQESFVKAFQRIEQYRGEVSFGAWLKRIVVNGSIDFLKTKKMNSIALNEGYMRVADEQEDWTVSDGVSLDKVKQAINRLPEKYRYVVQLFLVEGYDHNEIAEILNITETTSRTRLLRGKGYIKEMLKDKSYGTGS; encoded by the coding sequence ATGTTACAGGTTGAACTTGTAGAACGATGTAAGGCAAACGATAGGAAGGCCCAGATGGACCTGTACCGAAAATATGCCGAAGGAATGTTCTGTGTGGCCATGCGTTTTTTGGGTAACGAGCACGACGCTGAGGACATATTGCAAGAATCGTTTGTCAAGGCTTTTCAACGCATCGAACAATACAGGGGCGAGGTGTCTTTCGGGGCGTGGTTAAAGCGAATAGTGGTCAACGGAAGCATTGACTTTCTCAAGACAAAAAAAATGAATTCGATAGCATTGAACGAGGGGTATATGAGGGTTGCAGACGAGCAGGAGGACTGGACGGTGAGCGATGGGGTATCGCTAGATAAGGTTAAACAGGCCATAAACCGACTGCCCGAGAAGTATCGATATGTGGTACAATTGTTTTTGGTGGAAGGATATGACCATAACGAGATTGCAGAAATACTCAATATTACCGAGACCACTTCGAGAACACGGTTATTGCGCGGAAAAGGATACATAAAAGAAATGCTCAAAGACAAAAGTTATGGCACAGGATCTTAA
- a CDS encoding ArnT family glycosyltransferase, translating into MISSTRYWFLITLVVLVYVAGMFVTLFENDSAQFAVMAMRMVQENDFINLFKGPEEYLDKPHMHYWLAALSYKLFGIHDWAYRIPAILATLLGAYSCYGLAKLFYNKDVGKFAALIFMTAQTIVLSNIDVRTDAVLTGFTIFSIWQLVAYVEKNKLWHILLGAFGAGMAFSTKGQIALLVIGICLLCHLAYTRKWQVLFSYKVLLALLVFALTIAPMLYAYYQQFDLHPEKVIRGKNNRSGIFFIFWEQSFERLSGEGVGKNSNDYFFFFHTFLWVFLPWTVLGLAAYWLRAKTFIKNDLNYRGDYQFMTVAGIALIFFIISFAQFKLPHYLNVIIPLFSILTASYVYSLHRQTNHKTIKILLVVQYFILSVVFIFSLLVCFHVFKFQNPAAYIILIATLLVIIYFCLKQEAYYLRIVTLSVYASLLLNGVMNMHFYPELLKYQAGSTMAQKVKEFDIPVDNIYKISERHTWALDFYNKNPVNITTMANLPKMNDVWVYLSDEELGKLREADLEWDKQITVDNFRITRLQLKFLEPSTRHKVLKKMHLVHIY; encoded by the coding sequence ATGATTTCTTCGACCAGATACTGGTTCTTGATTACTTTGGTTGTACTGGTCTACGTTGCCGGAATGTTCGTCACCCTCTTCGAAAACGATTCTGCCCAATTTGCCGTCATGGCCATGCGAATGGTGCAAGAGAACGATTTCATCAATCTTTTTAAGGGTCCCGAAGAATATCTCGACAAGCCCCATATGCATTATTGGTTGGCGGCACTCTCGTACAAGCTATTTGGCATACATGACTGGGCCTACCGTATTCCCGCCATTTTGGCAACCTTGTTGGGCGCCTACAGTTGCTACGGACTGGCAAAACTTTTTTACAACAAGGATGTGGGCAAGTTTGCGGCCTTGATCTTTATGACCGCCCAGACCATCGTGCTTTCAAATATTGATGTTCGTACCGATGCAGTGCTGACCGGTTTTACCATTTTTTCCATTTGGCAACTGGTGGCCTATGTGGAAAAGAATAAATTATGGCACATTCTTCTAGGGGCTTTTGGTGCCGGCATGGCCTTTTCGACCAAGGGGCAAATAGCCCTGTTGGTCATCGGAATTTGTTTGCTCTGCCATCTTGCCTATACCCGAAAATGGCAGGTTTTGTTCAGCTATAAGGTGCTATTGGCACTTTTGGTGTTCGCCCTTACCATAGCTCCCATGCTGTACGCCTATTACCAGCAGTTTGATCTGCACCCCGAGAAAGTGATTCGTGGCAAGAACAACCGAAGCGGCATCTTCTTTATTTTTTGGGAACAGAGCTTTGAGCGCCTGAGTGGTGAAGGGGTGGGCAAAAACAGCAACGATTACTTTTTCTTTTTCCACACCTTTTTGTGGGTGTTCTTGCCGTGGACGGTCTTGGGACTGGCAGCCTATTGGTTACGCGCCAAAACCTTTATAAAAAATGACCTCAATTATAGGGGCGACTATCAGTTTATGACAGTTGCCGGCATTGCACTCATTTTCTTTATCATCAGCTTTGCCCAATTTAAGCTGCCGCATTATCTTAATGTGATCATTCCCTTGTTTTCAATTCTGACCGCGTCTTACGTGTACAGTTTGCACCGACAGACCAATCATAAAACAATCAAGATATTGTTGGTTGTACAGTACTTTATTTTGAGTGTTGTCTTTATCTTTTCTTTGCTCGTTTGTTTTCATGTATTCAAATTTCAGAACCCTGCGGCCTACATTATACTGATTGCAACGCTTTTGGTCATCATTTACTTCTGCTTGAAGCAAGAAGCATATTACCTGCGTATCGTTACCCTTTCGGTGTACGCCTCGCTATTGCTCAATGGGGTTATGAACATGCATTTTTACCCAGAACTGTTGAAGTATCAGGCGGGTTCGACCATGGCCCAAAAAGTGAAGGAATTTGATATTCCCGTGGATAACATCTATAAAATATCGGAACGGCATACATGGGCGCTGGACTTTTACAACAAAAACCCGGTCAACATTACAACAATGGCCAATTTGCCCAAAATGAACGATGTGTGGGTCTACCTCAGTGACGAGGAACTTGGGAAACTTCGAGAGGCCGATCTTGAGTGGGACAAGCAGATAACGGTCGATAATTTCCGCATTACACGATTGCAGCTTAAGTTCTTGGAGCCCAGTACACGGCACAAAGTGCTCAAAAAGATGCATTTGGTGCATATCTATTGA
- a CDS encoding aldose epimerase family protein: MKQVTLNNGVIALKVLDYGALIQELWVPDAFGKKRNVVVGFHRPTDYLADQYCLGASVGRFAGRISGKGFELEGTFYPLHHKNGVHLHGGKEGFQKKYWQITQIDEGQHPFIELTYLSKDMEEGYPGNLKASIRYQLIENALHITYSATTDKTTIVNLTNHSYFKLDSAPTIAEHLLKLNSMSFLETHANLLPTGNILSVSNTSYDFRMERPIGEPLFDTPMVLENNKGFAAELTSTVSGITMGVATDQPAMVVYTPKRFSGICFETQNFPDAPNHRHFPSAVLRPGDVYRNETKLAFGRCS; the protein is encoded by the coding sequence TTGAAGCAAGTTACTTTAAATAATGGGGTCATTGCGCTAAAGGTACTCGATTACGGTGCTTTGATACAAGAGCTTTGGGTGCCTGATGCATTCGGAAAAAAGCGCAATGTGGTGGTCGGATTCCACCGACCTACCGATTACCTAGCAGACCAGTACTGTCTTGGGGCCTCGGTGGGCAGATTTGCAGGAAGAATTTCTGGGAAGGGATTTGAACTTGAAGGTACGTTTTACCCACTGCACCACAAAAACGGGGTGCATTTACATGGCGGCAAAGAAGGATTTCAAAAGAAATACTGGCAGATTACCCAAATTGACGAGGGCCAGCACCCTTTTATTGAGCTCACCTATCTGAGCAAAGATATGGAAGAGGGCTACCCGGGCAACCTCAAGGCCAGCATTCGTTATCAATTGATAGAGAACGCCCTGCACATTACCTATTCGGCGACTACTGATAAAACAACGATAGTCAACCTCACCAACCACTCCTATTTTAAGTTGGACAGTGCCCCTACCATTGCCGAACATCTGTTGAAACTGAACAGCATGTCTTTTTTGGAAACCCATGCAAACTTGCTGCCCACAGGAAACATCTTGTCGGTCAGTAATACATCTTACGACTTTCGTATGGAACGACCTATTGGAGAACCGCTGTTTGATACGCCCATGGTGCTTGAGAACAACAAAGGGTTTGCCGCTGAATTGACCTCTACCGTTTCGGGCATTACAATGGGCGTTGCCACCGACCAACCGGCTATGGTGGTGTATACGCCAAAACGGTTTTCGGGTATTTGTTTTGAGACCCAAAATTTTCCCGATGCGCCAAACCATAGGCATTTTCCGTCTGCAGTGCTGCGACCGGGAGACGTATATCGAAACGAAACGAAACTTGCGTTTGGCCGCTGTTCTTGA